A genomic segment from Corylus avellana chromosome ca5, CavTom2PMs-1.0 encodes:
- the LOC132182845 gene encoding (R,S)-reticuline 7-O-methyltransferase-like translates to MVLMQNHPWLLVPWHCLGQCVKEGGIAFNKAHGCEIWDFASKNPEFNNIFNDAMACTAKIVMRGILEEYKDGFRCLGSLVDVGGGTGGMIAEIVKAHPHIKGINFDLPHVVATAPLHEGVSHVGGDMFDTIPNADAIFMKWVLHDWSDENCINILKNCRKAIQQKNGRVIIVDIVLEKDGNDLFHETRMASDLLMLAHSTGGKERTELEWKKLLEEAGFGRYKIIKVPTIPSIIEAYSD, encoded by the exons ATGGTGTTGATGCAGAACCATCCGTGGCTATTGGTACCGTGGCATTGCCTTGGCCAATGTGTCAAAGAAGGGGGCATTGCGTTCAACAAGGCCCATGGCTGTGAGATTTGGGACTTTGCATCTAAAAATCCTGAGTTCAACAACATCTTCAATGATGCCATGGCGTGTACGGCCAAGATTGTGATGAGGGGAATCCTGGAGGAATACAAAGATGGGTTTCGTTGCTTGGGATCATTGGTGGATGTCGGAGGTGGGACGGGAGGGATGATTGCTGAGATTGTTAAAGCACATCCTCACATCAAAGGTATTAACTTTGATCTGCCGCATGTTGTCGCCACAGCACCCCTGCACGAGGGGGTCTCCCATGTTGGAGGTGATATGTTTGACACCATCCCTAATGCGGATGCAATTTTCATGAAG TGGGTACTACACGATTGGAGTGACGAAAATtgcataaatattttgaaaaattgcaGAAAAGCAATACAGCAGAAGAATGGAAGGGTTATTATTGTTGATATCGTTCTTGAGAAAGATGGTAATGATTTATTTCATGAGACTCGCATGGCGTCCGATTTGTTGATGCTGGCACACAGCACTGGCGGAAAGGAGAGGACAGAGCTTGAATGGAAGAAATTATTGGAGGAAGCAGGCTTTGGTCGCTACAAAATCATCAAAGTTCCAACCATACCATCTATTATTGAGGCCTATTCCGACTGA